In Methanofollis aquaemaris, the genomic window CGATCGCGTCGGCGTCCGGGGTGTAGGCCGCAAGGTCACGCGTCCGCCGCAAGGCCCCCACCTCCTGCGCCACCTCGTACGGCACCGGGATCTGCTCGCCCTCCCATGAAGGAAGTTCGCCCTTCGCCTCCCGCGCCGGTTCGACGGTGAGTTTCCCCTCCTCGAACTCGAGCACCCGCCAGAGTTCGCCCCTCGTGATGAAGACCGCGCCGGTGTGGATGGAACTGACCACAAACGACTCATCCAGTGTCCCGACCGTCCGCCTCGCGACGATGTCGAAGACCGGCACTTTCCGCTCGTCATGGATCATCGAGAGGTTGGAGAAGAGGTACCGGCGGGCGCGGCCGGTGGTGACCACCCGCGTCGCCGGGCCTTCGCCTTCCAATCTGATCAGGCGGTGGTCGACCATCTGCCGGCAGACCCTCTCCAGAAGCGGGCCCGCGTCTTCGAAACATCCCGAGCGTTCGACGACCGCCAGGATCTTTTCCATGGGCACCTCGCCGTACTCCACCGCCATCGCGTCGACGGCATTCGCGAGGACGTCGGCGGCATTGGTGTACGGCTCGACCTCCTCCACCGCGCCGGCCCGCGCCCGGCGGATGAGCACGAGGGATTCCAGGAGATCGTCGAACCCGGTGGCGATGACCGTGCCGCGGGAAACGGCGTGGAGCTGGTGGCCGGCGCGGCCGACCCGCTGGACAAGTCTTGCCACTTCCCTGGGGCTCCCGAACTGGAGCACATGGGCGATGTGCCCGATATCGATCCCGAGTTCCATCGAGGAGGTGCAGATGAGCGCCCGCACCTCTCCGACCCTGAACCGGTCCTCGGCATCGATCCGCACCTCCTTCGAGAGCGAACCATGATGGACCTCGACGTCCCCGCGCTCGTGGAGGGCGTGGCCCAGCGCCTCGGCGGTCACCCTCGTGTTCACAAAGACCAGCGACGAAGACTCGGCCCCGACCATCTCCTCGACGCACTTCGCCTGTTCCTCAAACTCGCCGGCGCAGCACCGCACCCCGAGATCGAGGTGCGCGGCGACCGGCACCTCCACCAGGGTGAAGGGCCGCGCCCCGCAGAGGAAGCGCCCGATCTCGTCAGGGTTCCCGACGGTGGCCGAGAGCCCGATCCGCTGGAACTCGCCGGCGTACTCCTGGAGACGTTCCAGGGCCACGGCGAGCTGGGCACCCCGCTTGTTCCCGGCAAGTTCGTGGACCTCGTCGACGACGACGTGGGTGATCTGTTCGAGATGTTTTCTGAGCCGCTTGCCCATGAAGAGGGCCTGCACCGTCTCCGGCGTGGTGATGAGGAGGTCGGGCGGGTGGAGGGCCTGTTTTCTCCTCTCATTCTGCGGGGTGTCGCCGTGGCGCACCCCGACGGTGAGCCCTAACCGCTCGCACCACCAGGTGAGGCGGCCCAGGATGTCGCGGTTGAGGGCGCGCAAGGGGGTGATGTACAGCGCCCTGAAGCCCGGCCCAGGTGTGGACAAAAGTGTGTTGAAGACCGGGAACATCGCGCTCTCGGTCTTCCCGGTCCCGGTCGGGGCGATGAGCACCAGGTGCTCGCCGGCAAGGAGCGGCGGGATCGCCCCTGCCTGCGCCTCGGAGAGTTCTTCAAATCCCCGCTCCTCGATGAGCGCCCGCACCTCCGGTCGGAGGCGTTCAAGCACGGCGCTGTTCTCTGATCTCCCCGAAAGTTCCGATATATGTCCCGTCACGCAACCATACCTCGGCATGTTCTTCATCGATGCACCGCGCCAGCGGGCCGAGCCCGCTCTCCGGGAGGTCGAGGACGTCCACGCCTCCCGCAAACTCGCAGGACGCCGGGACCGCGAGGAGACGCGTCCCCTCGTACTCGCCGGTGAGCGGGGTGTACAGGTAGGCCGGTTCGGCCCGCAGCGAACACCCCACCTCGTCGCAGAGCGTCACCGCCGGGTGGAGGTGGCCGGCCACCACCAGACCACCGCGGAGGGCGGGCGCCGGGTGGCTGTGGCCGTGGAGATACCCGACCCCGTCGACGACCGTCCCGTCCGCGGGGAGGAGTTCGTCCTCCTCCAGGAACCTGGCGATCCCGCCGTCATGGTTGCCGGGCACGACCCTGAGCGGGGCCAGCGCCCGCACCGCCTCGAAGACTTTCGGGAGTTCGGCGAACTCCTGCCTGCTCGTCAGCGGGACCGAATGTTTCACGTCGCCGAGGAGGAGCACGAGGTCGGGGCTCGTTTCCTCGATGGCGGCGATGAGTCTCGCGGCCCGCGCGCGGCTCCTGCTCTGCACATGCACGCCCGCCCTCGCAAGCCCCGACTCGATCCCGAAATGGAGGTCGGCGACGACGAGCACCCGCCGGCGCCCCTCGACGAGGAGGGCCGGGAGGTCGGGGAGAAAACGCGGCCGCATCAGATCAGCCTGACCTGCCCGGTCGAGGGCATGTAGCACTCGCCCTCCGCCATCAGCGCCTCGATCGCCGCTTCGACGTCGGCCTCCCCGATGCCTCGTTCCACGGCCGCCGCGACCAGGTCGGCCTCCGCGGCACGTCGTCCCGGCGCCTCTTCGAGAAGCGAGATGACGAGGGCGCGGGCGTCGAGGGGCGCTGCCCCGGCTTCGTCACCCTCATGCACTGTTGCAAGAGCGTCCCTGACCATCTGCACAAACTCAGAGAGCGCGTCGGGCGTCAGGTCATAGCGTTCGACCGCAGCGTTCGCATCGGGGTCGTCCCCCTCGCCGCAGAGGACGGCCAGCACCGCCTCGGCCCTGGAGATGGTCAGGTCCGCGGTCCGCAGCACCCAGGTGTCGCGCACCTGGCGAGCGGCCAGCACCACGGTCTCGGGCACCAGACACGGTCCCTCCTCCTCCTGCACCGGCCTCCCGGTCACCGCCACAAAGGCCGGGACGTCCATCGCCTGCAGAGCGGCCGCCGCTTCCGACTCCCGCCACCCCGCAGAGAGGAGGAGCGTCCCGGTCGGGTCGGCCACCCTCGCACAGACCCGCCCCTCCCCGGTCCAGACGGCGGTGAGGGCACCGGCAAAGAAGACCCGCCGCCCGCACGCACCGGTCGGAGAGAGAAAAGTCCCGCCCTCGAAAAACCGCGTCCTCGCGATTTCTCCGGCGAAGAGGCGTACGGCCGGCTCGAGTCCGCCAGTCGGCCTGCTCCGCTCATCCATGGAATAATCGTGTACTCCCTCCGGTAATAAAGATCAGGATGAGAGCATTATTCTTGGGGGGAAGACAATGACTCTGTAATGGAGGGCAACAGCACCATCTGGATCGAGAAGTACCGTCCACACACCCTCGCAGATATGGTGGGCCAGACGGAGATTGTCGAGCGGCTCAAGTCATATGTCCGGAGCGGCGACCTCCCCCACCTGCTCTTCACCGGCACGGCCGGGGTCGGCAAGACCACCGCGGCGGTGGCCCTCGCAAAGGAGTTCTTCGGCGAGACCTGGCAGATGAACTTCCGGGAGTTGAACGCCTCCGACGAACGGGGGATCGACGTCGTGCGCAACCAGATCAAACAGTTTGCCCGGACCTCACCCCTCGGCGGCGCGACCTTCAAGATCCTCTTCCTGGACGAGGCCGACGCCCTCACCAACGACGCTCAGGCGGCGCTGCGGCGGACGATGGAGAACTACGCGATGACCTGCCGGTTCATCCTCTCCTGCAACTATTCCTCCAAGATCATCGACCCCATCCAGAGCAGGTGCGCCATCTACCGGTTCAAACCCCTCGACGAAAGCGCGATCGCCGAGCAGGTGCGGCGGGTTGCGGAGACCGAGGGGATCACGATCTCGGATCCGGCCATCCTCGCGATCGCCGACATCGCCGAGGGCGACATGAGAAAGGCGCTCAACGCCCTCCAGGGCGCGGCGATCCTCTCCAAAGAAATCGACGAGACGATGATCTACGAGACCACCTCCACCGCCCGCCCGGAAGAGATCGCAGAACTCCTCGATTTCTCGATGGCAGGCGACTTTGCAGGGGCACAGGGCGCGCTCAGGTACCTGATGCGCGACCGCGGGATCGCACCCAACGAACTGATCAACCAGTGCTTCAGGACCGTCGTCAGGAGCGAGATCTCGACCGCCCTCAAGGTCGCCTACATCGACCACCTCGGCGAGGCCGACTTCAGGATCTCCGAAGGGGCCGACGCTGAGATCCAGATGGAAGCCCTCATCGCCCTTTTCGTCCTCTCTGCGCAGAAACAGGCGTAGAGAGGCAGACAACCCACTCCCCCACCACAGAGGAGGTACATGGCAGCAAGAGAGAATGCAGACGTGACCGACGTTGTCGCCGACTGGGAGAAGTTCCTCAAGCGACAGTACAACAAGAAAGAGCGGGTCGAACTCGCCAAGGAGTTCCCGCACAAGCGGTCTCTCTACATCGACTACCGGAACCTCGAGGCCTTCGGGCGACGAGGACTGACCCTCGCCGACCAGCTCGTCGAGAAGCCCGAGAAGGTGATGGCCGACGTCAAGGACGCCCTGGTCCGTCTCGGGATCATCACGGAGAAAGACCGCAGACGAGTCCATATCAGGTTCACCAACCTGACCAGGAAGACGAAGATCCGGGACATCAGGTCCAACCAGATCAACACCTTCGTCGCCGTCGAGGGGATCCTCAGGAAGACCACCGAGGTCAGGCCCAGGATCACCGCCGCGGTCTTCAAGTGTCTGGAGTGCGGGACGATCACTCCGCCATATCCGCAGAGTTATGGGAAATACCAGGAACCCTTCCGGGTGTGTGCGCAGTGCCAGAAGAAGACGCCGCTCGAACTCGTCCCCGAACACTCCACCTTCGTCGACGCCCAGAAACTGCGGATCCAGGAGTCGCCCGAAGGACTGCGGGGCGGCGAACAGCCCCAGACCATCGACGTCGACGTCACCGACGACCTCACCGGTTCGTCGGCCCCCGGCGACCGCGTGGTGATCAACGGGATCCTCCGTTCGTTCCAGCGGGTGAACGGCGGGACCAAGTCCACGCTCTTCGACATCTATGTCGAGTGCAACGCCATCGAGGTGGCCGAGAAAGAGTTCGAGGAGGTGAACATCTCCGAGGAGGACGAGGCGGCGATCCAGGAACTCTCCCATGACGAAAAGATCTACTCCAAGATCGCCCGGTCCATCGCCCCGACGATCTACGGCAACACCGATGTGAAGGAGGCGGTGGCCCTCCAACTCTTCGGCGGGATCCCGAAAGAGATGCCCGACGGTTCGCGCCTGAGAGGCGACATCCACATGCTTCTGGTCGGCGATCCGGGTATCGCAAAGTCTCAACTTCTCCGCTATATCGTGCAGCTCTCCCCCCGCGGGATCTATACCTCGGGCAAGTCCTCCACCTCGGCCGGGTTGACCGCGACGGCGGTGAAGGACGAGTTCGGCGACGGGCGCTGGACCCTGGAGGCCGGTGCCCTCGTCCTCGCCGACATGGGTATGGCGGCCGTCGATGAACTGGACAAGATGGACAAAGAGGACCGGAGCGCCCTGCACGAGGCGATGGAACAGCAGACGGTGTCCATCGCCAAGGCAGGGATCACCGCCACGCTGAAGTCGCGCTGCGCCCTCCTCGGTGCGGCCAACCCGAAGATGGGCCGTTTCGACGAGTACGCACCCATCGCCGAGCAGATCAACATGCCTCCGTCCCTCCTCTCGCGTTTCGACCTCATCTTCATCATGACCGACAAACCCGACTCGGCGCGGGACATGGCCATCGCCGAGCACATCCTCAAGTCCCACTCGGTCGGCGAACTGATCGAGAAGAAGAAGCGGATGCCGGTCGAGGGCGTGGACGACGCATACATCGAGCAGCAACTCAAACCGGTCACTCCCGACATCGACCCGCTCCTCTTCAGGAAGTACATCGCGTATGCCAAGCGGACCTGTTTCCCGACGATCGTCCCCGAGGCGCGAGACGCCCTGCGAGACTACTATCTCAAACTCAGGGATCTCGCCGACACCAACAAACCGGTGCCGGTGACGGCGCGACAGCTCGAAGCCCTGGTCCGTCTGGGCGAGGCAAGTGCGCGGATCCGGCTCTCCCAGACGGTCGATCTTGGTGATGCCGAGCGTGTGATCAAGATCGTCGACACCTGCCTGCGGCAGGTGGCCTACGACGCCGAGTCGGGCACCTTTGATATCGACAAGTGGACGACCGGGATCTCGAAGCAGCAGCGCGACATTGTGCGGACCGTGAAGGAAGTGATCAGAGATGTCGGCGGCGAGGACGGGTCGGCGAACCTCGAACAGGTGATCGAGGAGATGCTCAAACAGGGCTTTACGAAGGAGAAGATCGAGGCGGCGGTCAAGATGCTCAGGAACCAGGGCGAGGTGGTCGAGACGCGGCCGGGGATCGTGCGGTTGCTGGAGCGTGACTACTGATGGCCGACGAGATCACCGACGTGGTCGGGGAGTGGGTGGCCTTCCTCTCCAGGTACTGCAAGCGGGAGGTCGCCGAGGTCGAACGGGAGTTCCCGTTCAAGCGCTCGCTGTACATCGACTACCAGACCCTGCAGGCCTCGGGCGCCTCCGGACTGCGTCTGGCCGACGAGGTGATCGAGAAGCCGGGCAAGGCGATCGGGGATATCCGCGACGCCCTGCGCCAGATGACCGTCATCGATGAGGAGAAGATCAGGAAGGTCAACATCCGCTTCCACCACATCGAGCGGGTCACCGGGATCAGGGACATCAGGGCCTATCATATCGCCCGCTTCGTCTCGGTCCAGGGGATCATCAGGAAGACCACCGATGTCCGCCCCAGGATCATCGAGGCCTTCTTCCAGTGTCCGGGGTGCGGGACCGAGACGAGGATACGGCAGGGTCTCGGGCAGTTCGAGGAGCCCGACGAGTGCTCGAACCCCGAGTGCAAACGCAAAAAACTGAAGCTCGTCCCGACGCGGTCGCGTTTCGTCGACTCGCAGAAGGTGCGGGTCCAGGAGTCACCCGAAGGCTTGCGGGGCGGCGAGCGGCCGCAGACCCTCGACGTGGAGGTGGCCGACGATCTCACCGGTTCGGTCGCCCCCGGCGACCGGGTGGTCTTCAACGGGATCCTCCGCTCGAAACAGCGGGTGAACTATGGGACGAAGTCCACGCTCTTCGACCTCTACCTGGAATGTTCCTCAGTGGAGGCGCCTGAGAAGGAGTTCGAGGAGGTGAACATCTCAGAGGAGGACGAGGCTGAGATCAGATCGCTCTCCGAAGACCCAGAATTGTACCGGAAGATCACCGCCTCGATCGCCCCCTCCATCTACGGGAACACCGAGGTGAAGGAGGCGATCGCCCTCCAGCTCTTCGGTGGGGTGGCCAAGGATCTGCCAGACGGTTCGCGCCTGCGCGGCGACATCCACATGCTCCTGGTCGGCGACCCGGGCATCGCCAAGTCCCAGATGCTCAGGTATGTCGTCAAACTCTCGCCGCGGGGGATCTATACCTCGGGCAAGTCCTCCACCTCGGCAGGGCTGACGGCGACCGCGGTGAAGGACGACTTCGGGGACGGCAGTTGGACCCTTGAGGCGGGTGCCCTCGTCCTTGCCGACATGGGCGTCGCAGCCGTCGACGAGATGGACAAGATGGCGAAGGAGGACCGCAGCGCCCTCCACGAGGCGATGGAGCAGCAGACGATCTCGGTGGCCAAGGCCGGGATCACGGCGACGCTCCGCTCGCGCTGCGCCCTCCTCGGCGCGGCCAACCCCAAACTCGGGCGGTTCGATGCCTACGCACCCATCGCCGAACAGATCAATATGCCCCCCTCGCTCCTCTCCAGGTTCGACCTCATCTTCATCCTGACCGACAAACCTGACGAGAAGCGGGACTCGGCGATCGCCAACCACATCGTCTCTGCCCACCGGGTGGGCGAGTTGATCATGCAGCAGCAGACCGGCCCGGTCTCCCCGGACCACGCCGACCTCCTGGCCGCGGAGAGCGTCACCGTCGACCCGCCCATCCCGCCCGAGGTGCTCCGCAAGTATGTCGCCTACTCGAAACGGCATATCACGCCCCTCATCACCGACGAGGCAAAGGAGATCCTCATCGCCTACTATCTCAAACTCCGTCACCTGGCCGACGAGAACAAACCGGTGCCGGTGACGGCGCGACAACTCGAAGCCCTCGTCCGCCTCGGCGAGGCGAGCGCACGCATCCGGCTCTCACGCACCGTCGAGCCCGCGGACGCCGAGCGGGTCGTCAAGATCGTCGACCTCTGTCTCCGGCAGGTCGCCTATGACGCCGAGACCGGCACCCTGGACATCGACAAGTGGGCGAGCGGGATCACCAAGAAGAAACGCGATCTCATCCGCACGATCAAAGACACGATCAAAGAACTCAGCGGCGAGGACGGCACGGCCAGGACCGCCGAGGTGATCGAGGCGCTGGCCAGCGAGGGCTTCGACCGCGAGGAGGTCGAGGAGCAACTGGAGAAGATGTTCCGCTTCGGTCAGGCGATGCAGCCGAGGCGGGGGATTGTACGGTTGATCTGAGGATCAACGGTTTCTCTTTTTTCGGCTCTGTAGAAAACATCCTTTTTCATCACCTCAACCCCCCTTTGAACTGAATCTATCGCCTTCCCTCATGCTTATGCCGAGGGGCTCCGCCCCCGATACCCCCATAATGAAGATTGGGGTGGAGGGTGGAGAAATGACTATGAAAGGGGGTTGCAGTCCACCGCCTATCGCTCACGCGGGGGTTCTCGGGGAGCGGCAAGCCCCTCGTCGAAGAGAAACATCAAGATGTTTTCTACAAAGCCCATTTTTTCCAATATGGGCTCTGTAGAAAACCTCACCTTTTCTTGGTTCGAGTATGATTCAACCGCCTTCCCCCATGCTCACGCCGGGGGCAATGCCCCCGGACCCCCGGGACGAAGATAGGGCCGGGAAGGCATCATCAATGATCATGAAGAGAGGATTGCCGTCCCCCGCCTATCTTCGCGTGGGGGGACCGGGGGGCGGCTAGCCCCCCGCAGAGATAACCACCTAGAGGAATTACCATGAAAATGATCCTGAAAATCGTCTCTCCAGGTTTGCATGATGGATTGAATTCTCCAAACTCCTTCATGTGTGATACGCAGATGACAGAGAGATCTTCTGCCTTCCCGGCCCCATCTTCATCCCGGGGATCCGGGGGCAGCGCCCCCGGCACGAGGGTGCGGGAAGGCACGTCGATCAGATCGGCCGCCCCCATCGCAGACTCTTCACCGCCCTCTCGCGCCGGGGGGTTGCACCCCCCGGACCCCCACGGCGAGGATAGGTGGGGGCGGCGATGGAACAAGATCCCTATCGGTTCTTCAGTCTTGAAAAAGAGAGATCAAGCGATGAGAAATTTTCATCCCGTATGCCTGAGGCGTGCTCTTGCCTCATGCTCGATTCTACAGAGCTCCAATATGTAGAGATTGAGCTCACAAGCCACATATACAAATGGAATTATACTACCTATCGTGGACGCCTGAACAGACGTCCTACAGGGGGTCGGGCATCCTTGATCGGTGTACACGCCCGGCCCCTTGTGACTTCTAGAAGGCCAATCGGGTTGTTGGTTTTCATCAGAGATGGCCGTTGCGATCCTCCGCCTTCCTGGAGAAATAGGGAGGACATCAGATGAACAGAAGGACCAGGATGTGGTCATTCTCCATATTCATGATACTGTTGCTGGTGAGTATGGTGACAGGAGCAAGTGCAGATTCTCTTTCAGAATCTCCAGACGACAAACAGATTTTTGAAGAAAAAGCCCTCAAAGTGGTTTCTGAAAGGGGTGCTATTCCCATAGAACAACTGGAGATCCGTCATTCGACGGTAGCGCAGTCTCCTCTCACCGGTGAAAAAATCTACTCATTTAAGATGAGGGATACGCAGTCCGGGACGTATTATTCAATCAGTCTGGACGAGAATCTGAATGCCGTGGATCTCGATCGGGTTGCAGAAACCGATCATGCAGAGGATCTGGATCGATATGGAAAGTTCTCTCCGGATCTATACAAAAAATTCCTGACAGCAGACCCGGATGAGAATATATCCGTATGGATCTGGATGACCGAACCGGAGAACATGCTTGAGATCGAAAGAGACACGAGCGACGAAAGAGAAAAAGAATTGCGCGCGTCCCGAATTGAAATGTATCTCTCGCATGAAAAGCCGGTGATCGATCGTCTCAGGGCGGAGGGGATCGAGATCACCTACGCCAGCAAACTCTCTCCGTCGATCTTTGCCGACCTGCCTCCTGATATGATACTCGAACTGAGCACAAGACCTGATATCATATCGATCGCCCCCTCGGGATCGGGTGAAGTCGAAAGAGAGGCAGAGGAACCGGCGGTGAATGCACCCGATGTCAGGAGTCGAGGATGGTGCTCCAACACCACATCGAGGTTCGATGTCGACGACCATGCGATATGGCCAGCGGGGTTGCACGCCCTTATCAACCGGATCAGGGCAGTGCAAACGGGATTTTCACCGCCGGAAAACCTCTCCGCAACTCCCCCTCTCCCTCTTGAAACTCCTCCGTCCCCTACTCCCACACTCCACGACGACCGTGGCGTCAGGGTGTTCACCGATCACGAGTCGTACTATATCGGCGGCATCGTGACATTCGGGATCGAGAATAACGGACATAAAAATATCGAGTTCCTGTACGGTGCCCCCGCCGGCGCCCAGATAAAACAGAACGGCACCTGGATCAGTTTCAGGGCATTTGGCGTGAATATGGGGCCGACAGAAAATATCTGGTCTGTTCATCCCGGCGAAACGAAAACGTTCATGTGGGATACCAGTAAAGGCTGCCGGATCGCCGACAAAAAGATGACAACCCCACCCCCTGGTCAGTACAGAATCGTCTTTCACGGGGGTTTTGCATCCGATGAGTTTACCCTCATGGAGAGGCCAGAAGGCGAACCTGAGATGTACAACATATCCACCTTCTCAGACGGTTCCCACCTGGAGATCGTCACCGATGAAACATCGTACTCTGCCGGGGACGTCGTCACGTTCCAGGTCATAAACAATGGTGCTGAAGAAAGTCGTTTTCCTTCAAACACCCCTCTCGAAATCCAGACGAAGAAAAACGGCAACTGGGCCCCTGCCGATATTCTCCCCTGCACAGACTATCATATAATGGCTAAAGGATGGAATCTTCAACCAGGTGAGAAGAAAACGTACTGGTGGGACACAGGCGGCACAAAATGCGAATCCAGGTTAGAGGAGAACATGACCACACCTCCGGGGATATACCGGATTGTCCTCAGGTTCGGTACCTACAAAGGCCCCATCGAGTTCGTATCCGGGGAGTTCACCATTCAAGAGGAGATCCGAACAGGAGATCTATGAGAGGACGGCGAGAAAATACAAAACCTATCACTTCTACTACTATTTCTGATTCTGATCTCAGTCGTAGGGTGCTGTGTCGAGGAGGAGACGGAGACGATCTCTCCTCCTGCAACCACCCCCGAACCGGCATCGACCGCGGAAGAACAGTACGGCATCGATCTCTCCACGATCCCTGTGGACACTCCCGAACTTATCACGACAAACGGATCCTCTATCGCCGGGATCGCGCTTCACGACAAAAGAGCACAGGAACTGATCAGGCGCGGTGGAATTCCGGAAAAAATTGCGGTGATATTTCATTCATGTCCGCGAGATGATCCCTGCTGCGATCGAGATCCGAAACTCTTCATCAGGTACCGGGACATCCTCTTCGCCTTCACCGTCGATGAACAGGCCGGAGAAGTACGAGGCGGAGGTGCGGAGGTACCGAACTCTCCGGATCGGAACAAACCCTACCCGACCTATTGTAAAATCAGGGATAATGCCAACCGTACAGATTCCGTTTATCTGGGCAATGACCTGATGATGAAATATGACGACACGTCATTCCTCTTCTTCAACGAATCGTTTGAGCGGGTACCGTGAACAGAAGAGATACCACGAGAAAAAAAAACTCGTTCGCCATTCTTCTGGTGCTTACCGTCCTGCGGTGAGCATCTCCGCGACGAAGTGCCAAAATGATCGGTTCTCAGGAGCATCGAAGCGATCGGTGAGAAGTTCTCTTCACCCCGGCGCACCGATCCGGGAAGGCACGGGATCAATCCTCACATCTTTTTCCTGGAGAGAAGAACTCATAAGCAAACACTATATTCGATGATCATCATACTGACCTCCATAGACCCCTGAACAACAGTCCCACCGCATGCCGACGAGGAAATGCATCGCCGTCTTGTTTGCACCTGTGCACCGGATTACACCGATTTTGCACTCCGCCAATGCCATCGAATAAGAGATCTTTTGAGCCCTATTCATCCATCAAAGCATATTAACCGGGATTTGATCCTCATGTGCACCCGGATCCCGATCGCACGCACACCCTCACAGAGACCCCGACCGATCGAGCGTGTCGGGTGCTCCCTCAATCCGGTGCAATCTAGTACTATAGGAGAGAGAGATCTCTCTCCTCTCTCTAGAATAGGTACTCTAAGCCCGTTCCTCCGTCCGCTTTCATTGCACTTTTCCGGTGCAACTTCGGTGCAACCAGGGTGCAAACGTGCAACCGCCACCCTAATACCCGGTCGCATAATACCACCCGCCCTCTTCCCTGATATGCACCGGCACATCGAAGAGCCCGCCGATCACCCCGTCGGTCAGCACCTCCTCCTTCGGACCGTCCCCATATACCCGCCCGTCCTTCATCATGACCACCCGTGAGATCTCGGGGATGATGTCGTGGAGATTGTGGGTGACCAGGATCACGCCGGTGCCCGAGCAGGCGATCTTTCGCAGCACCGAGCGGAAAGAATGGAGAGCGTGGAGGTCGAGGCCTGCGGTGGGTTCGTCGAGGATGAGTGCTGTCGGGTCATGGACCAGCGCCCGCCCGATCAGGAAACGCCGCGCCTCGCCGGTGGACATCTCCGTCATGGGACGGTTGCCGAGGTGCTCGACCTCCAGGAACCCGAGGACTTCGTCGGCCCGCTCCTCCATCGCGGCGGTGACCTCGTGATGGTAGAGCCCGACGCTGGCGAAGAACCCGGAGAGGACCACCTCGCGCCCGGTGATCTTCCGGGAAAAAGTGAACTGCAGGTCGGGCGATACGATGCCGAGCATGGAGCGAAGTCCGCTCACGTCCCATACTTCCTGCCCGAGGATTTTGAATCGCCGACCCTCCTGCATCAACGGATAATACTCGCGGGTGATCGTCCTGATCAGCGACGACTTCCCCGCACCGTTCGGCCCGAGGACCGCAAGGTGCTCGCCGGCACCGACCGTGAGGGAGAGGGAGTCGAGGACTTTTTTGTCCCCTCTCATCACGGTGAGGTCGGCAAAGTTCAGCAACGGCGGCGAGTGCGGGGCCTTCATGATACTCTGATCTCAGGTCTGTCCTGATACCCGTTGCGGTGGCGGGTACGCACCCTCACCGCAGGACTCAAGCCTCCTCACATCCTATGATATTATATAACATGTCCCTCTTCTCACGCTCCCCCGACGACCAGGTCTACCAGCCCGCGGAGGACACCTTCCTCCTGCGTGACGCCGCCCTCGACGAAGTGCGGCCCGACGAC contains:
- a CDS encoding DEAD/DEAH box helicase — translated: MPRYGCVTGHISELSGRSENSAVLERLRPEVRALIEERGFEELSEAQAGAIPPLLAGEHLVLIAPTGTGKTESAMFPVFNTLLSTPGPGFRALYITPLRALNRDILGRLTWWCERLGLTVGVRHGDTPQNERRKQALHPPDLLITTPETVQALFMGKRLRKHLEQITHVVVDEVHELAGNKRGAQLAVALERLQEYAGEFQRIGLSATVGNPDEIGRFLCGARPFTLVEVPVAAHLDLGVRCCAGEFEEQAKCVEEMVGAESSSLVFVNTRVTAEALGHALHERGDVEVHHGSLSKEVRIDAEDRFRVGEVRALICTSSMELGIDIGHIAHVLQFGSPREVARLVQRVGRAGHQLHAVSRGTVIATGFDDLLESLVLIRRARAGAVEEVEPYTNAADVLANAVDAMAVEYGEVPMEKILAVVERSGCFEDAGPLLERVCRQMVDHRLIRLEGEGPATRVVTTGRARRYLFSNLSMIHDERKVPVFDIVARRTVGTLDESFVVSSIHTGAVFITRGELWRVLEFEEGKLTVEPAREAKGELPSWEGEQIPVPYEVAQEVGALRRTRDLAAYTPDADAIAFAGEMFVRMDTSGAPVPTDRLITVEDSDEGVVCNICAGHRANEAIARVLSVLISARTGTSVGTEAGAYRTVLRLPKGVRAAEVRDLLLATDPAHVEGILRLALRHTALFKWKLVQVAKKFGAIDADADYEKFSLHRLLETFNDTVVADEAYAELFRAYMDVGKAAGVFRAVQAGEIGVEIGRLSAIGAEGLSSSRDLIPPPSIDHAVISTLKRRLAGDGVVLFCMHCRAWTSRTRVERVAETPQCPKCSARLVAALKPWEEEVTRAMKKKKKSAEERAAEKRFLQNANLVLSYGKPAVVALAARGVGPETAARILAQSRDEESFYRGILKAERNYVLTRRFW
- a CDS encoding metallophosphoesterase is translated as MRPRFLPDLPALLVEGRRRVLVVADLHFGIESGLARAGVHVQSRSRARAARLIAAIEETSPDLVLLLGDVKHSVPLTSRQEFAELPKVFEAVRALAPLRVVPGNHDGGIARFLEEDELLPADGTVVDGVGYLHGHSHPAPALRGGLVVAGHLHPAVTLCDEVGCSLRAEPAYLYTPLTGEYEGTRLLAVPASCEFAGGVDVLDLPESGLGPLARCIDEEHAEVWLRDGTYIGTFGEIREQRRA
- a CDS encoding replication factor C small subunit, with the protein product MEGNSTIWIEKYRPHTLADMVGQTEIVERLKSYVRSGDLPHLLFTGTAGVGKTTAAVALAKEFFGETWQMNFRELNASDERGIDVVRNQIKQFARTSPLGGATFKILFLDEADALTNDAQAALRRTMENYAMTCRFILSCNYSSKIIDPIQSRCAIYRFKPLDESAIAEQVRRVAETEGITISDPAILAIADIAEGDMRKALNALQGAAILSKEIDETMIYETTSTARPEEIAELLDFSMAGDFAGAQGALRYLMRDRGIAPNELINQCFRTVVRSEISTALKVAYIDHLGEADFRISEGADAEIQMEALIALFVLSAQKQA
- a CDS encoding minichromosome maintenance protein MCM yields the protein MAARENADVTDVVADWEKFLKRQYNKKERVELAKEFPHKRSLYIDYRNLEAFGRRGLTLADQLVEKPEKVMADVKDALVRLGIITEKDRRRVHIRFTNLTRKTKIRDIRSNQINTFVAVEGILRKTTEVRPRITAAVFKCLECGTITPPYPQSYGKYQEPFRVCAQCQKKTPLELVPEHSTFVDAQKLRIQESPEGLRGGEQPQTIDVDVTDDLTGSSAPGDRVVINGILRSFQRVNGGTKSTLFDIYVECNAIEVAEKEFEEVNISEEDEAAIQELSHDEKIYSKIARSIAPTIYGNTDVKEAVALQLFGGIPKEMPDGSRLRGDIHMLLVGDPGIAKSQLLRYIVQLSPRGIYTSGKSSTSAGLTATAVKDEFGDGRWTLEAGALVLADMGMAAVDELDKMDKEDRSALHEAMEQQTVSIAKAGITATLKSRCALLGAANPKMGRFDEYAPIAEQINMPPSLLSRFDLIFIMTDKPDSARDMAIAEHILKSHSVGELIEKKKRMPVEGVDDAYIEQQLKPVTPDIDPLLFRKYIAYAKRTCFPTIVPEARDALRDYYLKLRDLADTNKPVPVTARQLEALVRLGEASARIRLSQTVDLGDAERVIKIVDTCLRQVAYDAESGTFDIDKWTTGISKQQRDIVRTVKEVIRDVGGEDGSANLEQVIEEMLKQGFTKEKIEAAVKMLRNQGEVVETRPGIVRLLERDY